In Zea mays cultivar B73 unplaced genomic scaffold, Zm-B73-REFERENCE-NAM-5.0 scaffold_579, whole genome shotgun sequence, the genomic window CTTTAAGTGGGTATCAAATAAGCTGGAATGAATGGTATCAATTTCTTCTTTTCTATACTGAATCTGCTTCGGTATCTCTTTCTTCCTTCCCTTCTGTAAACCAAGCAGTGACTAGCCTCTGGCACTCACTTTCCAAAGCACCAATTGACTTGCTTTCAGAACAACCCTGATCAGTTATACCGGAAATACCACCCGTACTACGTACGCCATTCCCAACGCGGAGCGCCTTTATTTTCGTATTGAACTCCGCTAGGAAGAAAAAGTTAGACCGTAGCCTAGTCACTCTTCTTTCCAATATACTTATAAATAATCGTGGCCGGCGCAAACCTAGCACCGCGTTGACATCTTCGCTTCAAAAGCTTTCATTTTATTTCTTTCAAAGGAACATGAACTAGGTTATTTACGGGAAGTCGTCCAGTCTAGGAGCACTCCCTTAGATTTGTAGAACGTGAACATGAGTGGTAGACTGAACACCCACACAATCTCTATTTGACAGAGCAACACCTTGAACGAAATCAAAATACTAAACAGAGTGGGTTACCGGCTCTACGACCCCATTCCGGGGCACTACTGTAGAGCTCTTTGGGCCTTCCATCTTTCTTTCGTCGTTTCGCACATAGATACAACTGTACTCTCTATTAGAAACTATATAATATAATAAAAATGGAAGTACTTTCGAGTAGTCTTACATTCACATCTTTAACTACTCGTTTTTTCCCGTTGCTAGCTAGCGTCTCACCTTCTTTTCCGAAAACGTAGGAACTAAAGAGGCCGGCCTTCGGCAAAGGGAAAGCGTGAAAGGATTTAAAAAAGGGGCTTTTCCCAACGGGGGATCTAAATATGAGGGATACTTGATCCTCAACTCTATTCATACAATCCTAAAGCTATTTATAGCTTGCTGATACTCCGGATACCTGCTCCTTAAGCTGGTTCTCTTCTCTTTGGGAGTTCTCAGCCGCTTCAGCTATTATCCTGGAACGATCTAATTTCAACTGAGAGACTTGCGTTCTTACTTCCTCAAGTGATCCAGGGTAGCTCCCGTTCCTACCATCGTTTAAAGTATCTATCCACTGGATCCAAGCTTGAACCAAGTTATATCGAAAGGCAAcccgatcacaatcttggattgagCTTAGAACGAAATTGGCGAGGGTGCGTGCTGGTTATGACCAAACCTCTGGCAGTTCTGTGTTTTCTAGTTGTGGAGAAGAGCCAGTCCCCAATTCTGGCAATAGAGAGGGCCTGGTCAACGTCCAACGTTAAGTTGAATTTCAAGTGGGCGCCTAAAAGTGTTATTTTGTGGAAATTATACTTTATTTATGCAAAAATTATTAAAAAAATACCGCTGGGATATGATATGTAAAAACTTTATTAGGAATCCTTTATTTATGGAAAAACGAGGTGGTTTTTTCACGGAGTTTCTAGGGGCGTAAGCAAGGGAAAGATCGGGCTCCAAAGACACGCAAGAGCGAATAATAGCGAAAGGTGAAAAATAGCATCTCATGTGGTGACTCCCATTGCAGAAGTGTAGAAGGCAAGCGAAACATTAAGTAGGCAGCGGGCGGCACAGCACCCAGTTCCTGCAGCTGCACCCCCTTGTAAGTGAAATCGTTTGTTGTTATATGCTCTTTAAGAAATAAGATGAGTTTTAGACTTTTTAGAATGTATTCACCTTTCTTTaacaaaactgtagcagaatTGATGTCGCTAATGCTGACTGATCTATAACGCTCGCTCTGATGCTTCTCTTCTATTCTATCGACACCGCTGGTAACTTACCACTTTGCTATAGCAGATCTGCTAGGGTTCGTGTCATCTAGACTTTACTCAACATCTCTGCTACCGAGCCTCCTTCTTCAAAAGGTGCCGATAGCTACTTATATACTTCCTTGAGATGGCTAGAACCTTCGAAACTGTCTTATCGCAACCCATAAGCTAGGACCAATCATCATTTTATTTGCATTTCAGAGCTGTTCCAGATTGCTATCTGTTCTTAGCTGCTCAGCTCTATTATTCAAAAGAGCTAATGCCAAACCTGATACGCACCAGTTCCACTACCTTATCCTGGGCACCGGCTAATCACTTCTCTATACTGCAAAAATAAAGGATGGTTATTGAATGACAGGAAGAGATCTATTAAAACTTTGTTGTGCTTCACTTCTCAGCTACCAAATAAGGATAAATGAGAGGCCGAAGTCAATGACAAAGATGAATTACGAAACAACTTATCCAATATTTGGATAGTCTTTATTTCTCAACTCATCTCTCTCTAGTCAGCTGCTTGCGATTCGATTCGAACCTTTCTGCTCCTCTTTGCTTTATTGCTGCTCCATCTCGGATCTGATCTGAGCTGCTATTCGCATCTATTCTCGAGGTTCTAACCATTTCTTGTGCATCATTCTTTCTGGATTTCTGCCAATCTCTTTCCTTGTGGATCTCATTCCTGGGTTCGGTAGGTTGATGGCTAAGGGAAGGTCTAGTCTAGTACGGATAGGAATTTAAGACTGGAGGATGCAAGAGAAGCAGATCTTCCTCGGCAAAAGGAAGAGAAGCAGAAGCCAATACAGCGGTGGAAAAGGATGGAATGTTGGACTATGGCCTTGCTTTATGGCAGTTACAAAACACATGAAGTTGAGAAGGGGTCCCGTATCAACCAACAAGCTATCCGTTGACCTATCTTGCCTAGCAAGAAAACGGCTTGCGCCTCACTCAAGCAAGTGCGAACGGGGCATTTTGAAAGTGAAATAACAGATTTTATATTGAATTAGGGCGTTTTATATGCCATCGATCTTCAGGTAACTCATTCACTGGATGAGAGAAAGTTCACGCTCCCTATCCCTAGTAGAAATTGATTACAAAACTGCCGCAGGCAAGATAAATATAAGTACAGGAGAGGAAATAGGAATGAATTAAAGAAAGTAGGACAGGTAAGCACTAGAGTAGAGGATGCATCCATAGAAAGCGGCAAGTTAGAATATTGATATTTATTTCCACACCATAAACAAAGTAACATAATGTGTGAAATAAACTTACAGGGGCGATCTTCCTATGCGATAGATTAGTTGGGCATATACGAAAATATGCAAACCAGGTTTCTTTCCTTTGTCTAGATTTTTTGTGTTCGAGCAATTTGGATTTCCAGCTGGGACTTCAACCGCAGTCTTGCCATTCTTTTTAATCACTGGTTCAATATTTAGATATCCCCGGATGTTCAACTTCAAGGCTAGGGTGGAGATGCTCCATTAGTGAAAGACCGATCTTCCCATACCAATCATCTTCCTCGCCCACTCAATGAATCCATCCTCGATTGAACTAGGGCTTCGCTTCGCTATTGCCTCTCCTGCCTTGTGTAGTGCCCTCTGGGGACTGCTCTAGTTCCCCAGATCTTAGCCAAATCAGTCAAGTTCAATGCTAAGGATTGAGGGTGACCAGTGGTCTTATGTGCATTCGGAAGAACCAACCTATACTAACATATAAGACCGAAGGGACAGACTCCTTTCCGAATGGTCTATGGGGCAGAAGCTATAATCCTCACTTTTTCCTAGCGTCTAGACACCACCTATTAGTAGTAAATCAAGAAAGCATTTAACCATCGTCTGCGTGCATCAATTATTGCTGCTTTCCGAAGATAGACTGAATGCTGAATGAAGAGAAGACTTATCTCCCGCCGTTGCTCGAGCCCGAGCTGCCGCTGTAGTGCAATGGGTCTTTCAAGGATCGAATTGGGCGTGATCTGGCCTTCATCCTCGAGGATATCCTGGACCTTCACATGAACACATTCAACGGGTCGATACCAGCTGCTTTTGGTAACCAGTCTCGGCTCTAGCACCTTGATGCAAGCCAGAATAACCTCACGGGATAAATATTCCCGGGAATAACTGCGTTGGTGAACCAGTTGACACTTGATCTCTCATCAAACAGTTTGGTGGGGCCAATACCTAGGGAGATTGGTCAACTGGAAAATAAGGAATTGCTAATTTAGAGACAGAATGGTCTTAGTGGAAGCATTCCAGAAGAGATTGGTAACCTGAAGCTGCTAAAAGTTCTTCAACTCCCCGGATGCAAGTTCACAGGCACCATCCCTTGGTCAATTGGTGGTCTCAAAAGAAGGAACTTTATATATCAGAGAACTACTTCAATGCTGAACTGCCAACATCTGTCGGTGAGCTGGGCAATCTAACTCGGCTGTTTGCAAAGGTGCTGGGCTCAGTGGGAGCATACCAAAAGAGCTTAGTAACTGCAAGAAGCTTACGCTCAAAAATCTGTCCGTCCCTTCAATGCCTTCACAGGCTCTATCCCTGAAGAACTTGCAGATTTAGAAGCTATTGCCACAATTTTCGTTGAAGGGAACAAACTTACGGGTCATATTCCAGATTGGATACGGAACAGGGCGAGTGTTCGATCCATATCTCTTGCAGAAAACATGTTCCGTGGGCCTCTGCCAGCGCTGCCATTGCAGCATCTTGTTAGTTTCTCTGCAGAAACCAACCAGCTCTCAGGTTCTATTCTATCCCAGCCGAGATATGTCAAGCCAACTCTCTGCAGTCACTCATATTGCACAATAACAATCTGACTGGGAGTATTCTAGAGACATTCATTTAAAGGATGCAAGAACCTCACAGAGCTGAACTTGCTAGGTAACCGTCTTAATGGTGAGATACCAGATTACTTGGCTGAGCTACCGCATAGATAGTAAAACTGGAATTGTCCCAAAACAATTTCACGGGAATGCAGCCTGACAAGTTGTGGGAGTCATCAACCATTTTGGAGATCTTATTCTAACCTTGTTCTATTGCTCTTTCTCAATGGTATTTCGGAGTGCTAGACCTCATTCTCTTTGATACGCTTATTCAATTGTTTCTTACGAAACCTTACGTTACTTTAATTCGATCCACGCGTAGCGCCTTTACTTTATTCTCTTTGAGAACTTTGAAAAGCCAAAGCACCCCGCAACTTCGAATTCGAAAAGAATGCTAAAACACCTGTTCAGTAAGAACAGCTAGCTTGAACCAACCCATTCGGACTGTACCACTTTATAATCCACCACTCTACGCTGATTGACAAAAATCATCTTTTCGGGAAGCGGAGAACTCATCTCAACACAAAGTCTGGCAAAGGATAACCTCTCCTGAGTAGCTGTCAACGATCAGTGAATCAAGGCGATCCGCAGTGAGAAAGCTCACAGTAGAATGCTACTGTAGGCCGGTAATGAGCCCGGTTCGCAGAAAGTAGAAGCTGGAAATGGCTTCCCCTCACACTTTCATATAAATCTTAGCTCTAGCACAACGACCTATGAAACTACTACTTTGCTTTGATTTGAGTACAGAGCCCTTCCTATTTTAGAACTGCAAGTCCTTCGCGCTTCGGAAAAACCTTTGGACTCACCCACCTGCTCACTTACTTTTATGCACCGGAACAAAAGCATTATGCTAAGTGCTAAGTCAGCCTCTTTGAAGTAAGTTCTGAAGCAGAAGCTGGCTAGTGGAGTCAGTTGACCCAGTGCTTTCCTGAGTGTTTATCTTCAATATTGTATCAAGTTGCTTTTTCTTTCCTTTGGCTTGCTTCTCTTAACCTTCTTCACGCCTCCACTCTGCAACGCAATGTTTTAGATCCATCTATAATGAAACGATAAAGTTTGACGGCTTCAAAAAAGTTTCGATTGAAAGAAGCCCACATACCCGCTCTTCTTTCCCGCACCTACCTTTCCAAGTAAAGTACCTAGAGAAGAAGGAAGGCGGTGACACCTTTCCAAGTAAAGTACCTAGAGAAGGCAGGTGGGCCTCGCCTTCTTTctgtaaaagaaaaaaaaaaaagCTACTCTACTACAGACAACGCTGCTCAAAAGAACTCAATTTCTCCACCTCTCATTTTAGTCAAAATCAAAAGAAAGGAGAAGGATCCGGAGCAGGGTCACTCCCATCATCCCCCCCGGAATCAGAATCAGAATAACTTTTGCGCTTCCTTGACTCGGGCGGGCCTTCGGAGGTTCCTACTTTCCTTCCCGCCCCCGGACAATTTTCTTCCCCCGTGCTCCCCGCTGAGTCGCCTCCTCCTGATTGAGGGGCATCAGGCTCGAGCATCGGGATCGGGGGTGTCGGGCTCACCGCGCGCCGCGTGCCCATATTTCCTTAGCAGATTATCGAATCGATCTCTACCCAAAACTCGCTGTGTGACTCGTCCCGTACAAACTGAACCCAGGTTTCTTGTAGAAGCGGTAGCTCCGCCCCCTCTGGCAGGACGTTATCTACAAGTTCCCTTGGCGTAGTCCCGGCTTCTACTAAAGATTGCTCCTCCCCGGCCCGCCTATAAATCCTTTCTATTCTCTCTGCCAAATCAGATTAAATGGATTCCGGATCAGCGGGGGGGACAGGTGCGTCATCCCCTTTGTGGGAGAAGAACCTTCTGTTCTGAATATGAATAGTAGTCCTCCTAGAATCCAAGGCATTTCGTCGGAATACATCCTGTCTTTTCACCTTTGTAGTCCTATGCATAGTAAGTACTATAGCCCCAATCATAGCTACTAATAAAATCAGACTAGAAACCAAAAACCAGACGGAATAGTAGGTATAAAGTAAATTGCCCAATGTTTCCAAATTAGTCCAACTTCGTACCTTTCCGGCATAAACCGTATATTTCAGAGAGGTCGTATTTCTGTGGGTTGGTAGTAATGGAATGGTTTCATTATCTAAAATGAAGAACATTTCCCACCAAAAGATCAGTCCAATAATACCACTCACTGGTAAATAGCGCAATACTTCTTCGTGAATCTCCGCTATTTGAATATTGAACATCATAACCACGAATAGGAATGAAACGGCAATAGCTCCTATATGAACTACTGGGAAGATCATAGCGGAGAAGTCGAGACCTAACAAAATAAGTAAACCAGAAGTGTCGCAAAAGACTAGGATGGGAAACAAAACGGAATGTACCGGATTTTTAGCACGTACAACCATCAAACCAGAGACCAAAGCAGGGCTCGACAAAACGGAAAGAATCATTGGAATTTCCCATCTTTGAAAGATCTGCTCCCAAAAGAGAAAGGGAGACTTAAAGATCAATATGTGGGTTGGTTTTTCCAAACAAAAGATAAATATTGGATAAAAATAGAAGTTCAACAATAAAACTTTCCTTCAGTAGGCTCGCTCCCGGTGGAGCCGCCAGCCCGCTCAGAAGTGGATTCGAACCCCCGACACCGTGGTTCGTAGCCACTTCTGAGAAGGAAGTATTGGCTATGCACCCCTTCCCTTGACTAACTAAGTCTGCATATAAGGAGTGCAGAAATTCTATACTGTTCGTATCGCCGTGCAAATTATACGCAATTTGTTTCATTGTAAACCCTTGGCCCTTCCAATTCACGCCCGGAGGAGAATCAAGCCATCGACTGAACACATCAGTAGGAAAAGACTTACTATCATACCACCCACCTATATAGGCTTTATGAGGAAAAGTCCCATATCTACTCTCTCAGTCCCCTTATCCGGATGTCCTTGAAAAGCAATCATAAGAGGGAAGTGCGCCGCTACAGATTGAGGTCTGAACACTGCTTTCGGCAAGAAAACCCTTCTTTGACTTATGCACTTAGGCAAACAAAGCCTTCAGGGCAGGTTCAATATAATGGTTGTTGCTTGCCTCTCCGCTTATGTCAGCATAGAGGATTTCACTCCAGTCGTAGAAGGAAGCCTTTCTATGAAACAATAAAGACTAACTCGAAGGAGCCAGTTTTGAATAAGGACCTTGTCTTTCAAGCTGGAAGACCAGAACGAGgtaaaggtgaatcccttgaccgAGTGAAGGAGAGCGAGGAAGTAATCAAGTTCGAGCAAAGCTTAACACAAGCAAGTTGAACTTACTTTTAAGTAGACACACTTATTGATTGGAACATGAGAATTCCACGAATTGGTAATTGATAGAATTACTACTTACTGACTCTTTGATGACCGGCTTTGGTCGAGCAACCGCTACATTTCTGGAACGGCAACTGCCTACATAACTACTCTTCCACTTTTCAAGGAAGTTAGTAGTATCAGACCATATGTAGTTCTATGATTGGCTCCTCGTTTTTATGCAATTATGAAAtgactcattttgatggagatttGTAGCATCATTCAAGTAAATACAAATTGAGATCGTAGAAACATGAGCTTGTGATATAGCTACACCTAATTCCAGACCGGTTAATGCTAGAACTATAAATAAGGGACCAAGATCTCCTAAGAAATAGAAAATATTATTCAGAAATAGCATAGTCCAAGCAAACCCACTTAAAATCTTTACTGAACTATGACCGGCCATCATATTAGCAAATAAACGTATTCCTGAGCTTAATGCACGAAAACAATGAGAGATTAGCTCAAGGAGTACTAAAAAAGGTGCTAATGGCAGTGGGACTCCCGCTGGTAATAAGAAGCTAAAAAAATGAAGCCCATGTCTTTGAAATCCAACGATCGTAATGCCTATAAAAATGGAAAATGAAAGAGCCAAAGTAATGAGAAAATGACTTGTCACTGTGAAGCTAAAGGGTATC contains:
- the LOC118475693 gene encoding NADH-ubiquinone oxidoreductase chain 6, translated to MILSVLSSPALVSGLMVVRAKNPVHSVLFPILVFCDTSGLLILLGLDFSAMIFPVVHIGAIAVSFLFVVMMFNIQIAEIHEEVLRYLPVSGIIGLIFWWEMFFILDNETIPLLPTHRNTTSLKYTVYAGKVRSWTNLETLGNLLYTYYSVWFLVSSLILLVAMIGAIVLTMHRTTKVKRQDVFRRNALDSRRTTIHIQNRRFFSHKGDDAPVPPADPESI
- the LOC118475694 gene encoding ATP synthase subunit a-like codes for the protein VPNLVNEQIGGLSGNVKHKFFPCISVTFTFSLFRNPQGMIPFSFTVTSHFLITLALSFSIFIGITIVGFQRHGLHFFSFLLPAGVPLPLAPFLVLLELISHCFRALSSGIRLFANMMAGHSSVKILSGFAWTMLFLNNIFYFLGDLGPLFIVLALTGLELGVAISQAHVSTISICIYLNDATNLHQNESFHNCIKTRSQS